Proteins co-encoded in one Anaerobaca lacustris genomic window:
- a CDS encoding DUF58 domain-containing protein, translated as MASTRGKMRLGPTEAGRVLLLGTVFFGLAAQLVPAFGVVSALVVVMLTVLIVGFILRPRIAMTAHLPDHVVAGQDTQFRYTIRNVARVPAYDLSLRFADLPAAIEHVAGPDPIGRLAPGESTEVVATMRARRRGKHPVPLPICESSFPFNLLRFSSVRKDREALTVLPVFYRLRLHLSRLTAESRHGLSGSAGQAEVSPEYAGNRPFLPGDSPRRIDTRAWARLSVPATKQYHNDSDSHVGLVLDTRIGADGKRPGADEIPELEAAVSLSASIAFTIQRHCLIDWLLAGPELHEFATWPRTMRVDRVHEALATVEAAESYDLNRMTDALLSRFHRISQVIFVLLRSDKTYSDLLDLAVAARCHCTSYLVVASDLEGPRHDAVRTGPWTLIPVGTAEDILAGRVGPL; from the coding sequence ATGGCGTCAACCCGTGGAAAAATGCGTCTTGGCCCCACCGAGGCCGGACGAGTGCTCCTGCTGGGGACGGTCTTCTTCGGCCTGGCCGCCCAACTGGTCCCGGCGTTCGGCGTAGTGTCGGCACTGGTCGTCGTCATGCTCACCGTCCTGATCGTCGGCTTCATCCTGCGGCCTCGTATCGCGATGACCGCCCATCTTCCCGATCACGTCGTCGCCGGGCAGGACACGCAATTCCGCTACACGATCAGAAACGTCGCGCGCGTCCCGGCCTATGACTTGTCCTTGCGTTTTGCCGATCTGCCGGCCGCCATCGAACATGTGGCCGGCCCCGATCCCATCGGCCGGCTGGCGCCCGGTGAATCGACAGAGGTGGTCGCCACAATGCGGGCCCGACGCCGGGGCAAACATCCGGTCCCCCTGCCGATATGCGAATCCAGTTTTCCCTTCAATCTGCTCCGTTTCAGTTCCGTTCGTAAGGACCGCGAGGCACTGACCGTGCTGCCGGTGTTCTACCGACTGCGATTGCATCTGTCGCGGCTTACGGCCGAAAGCCGGCATGGCCTGTCCGGGTCGGCCGGGCAGGCCGAAGTGTCCCCGGAATATGCGGGCAACCGCCCGTTCCTGCCGGGCGACTCGCCGCGACGCATCGACACCCGCGCCTGGGCGCGTCTGTCCGTCCCGGCCACGAAACAGTACCACAACGACAGCGACAGCCACGTCGGCCTCGTGCTGGACACCCGAATCGGCGCCGACGGGAAACGGCCCGGAGCGGATGAAATCCCGGAGCTCGAAGCGGCGGTCTCTCTCAGCGCCTCGATCGCCTTCACCATCCAACGGCACTGCCTCATCGACTGGCTGCTGGCCGGTCCGGAGTTGCACGAGTTCGCGACCTGGCCGAGGACGATGCGCGTCGACAGGGTCCACGAGGCGCTGGCGACGGTGGAAGCGGCCGAAAGCTACGATCTAAACCGAATGACCGACGCACTCCTGAGTCGGTTTCATCGTATTTCCCAAGTGATTTTCGTTCTACTCAGATCGGACAAGACATATTCGGACCTGTTGGACCTGGCCGTTGCGGCGCGCTGCCACTGCACTTCGTATCTGGTAGTGGCCTCCGACTTGGAGGGGCCCCGGCACGATGCCGTGCGAACCGGTCCGTGGACCCTGATACCCGTCGGAACGGCCGAGGATATCCTGGCCGGCCGCGTAGGGCCCTTATGA
- the fucU gene encoding L-fucose mutarotase has product MLKNVPAVIGPELMKVLMEMGHGDEIVLADGNFPAAGIAQRLLRCDGHDVPPLLEAILGFFPLDIYVERPVALMAVVPGDKTQPTIWEQYRKIVVASGEKFSDFEFVERFAFYERAQKAYAVVATSEKALYANIILKKGVL; this is encoded by the coding sequence ATGCTCAAGAACGTCCCGGCGGTGATCGGTCCGGAGTTGATGAAGGTCCTGATGGAGATGGGCCACGGCGACGAGATCGTGCTGGCCGACGGCAACTTTCCGGCCGCCGGCATCGCGCAAAGACTGCTCCGCTGCGACGGCCACGATGTGCCCCCGCTGCTGGAGGCGATTCTGGGGTTTTTCCCGCTGGACATCTACGTCGAGAGGCCGGTGGCCCTGATGGCGGTGGTCCCGGGCGACAAGACCCAACCGACGATTTGGGAGCAGTACCGAAAAATCGTGGTCGCCAGCGGAGAAAAATTCTCGGATTTCGAGTTTGTCGAGCGGTTCGCCTTCTATGAAAGGGCCCAAAAGGCCTACGCCGTGGTCGCAACGAGCGAAAAGGCCCTCTACGCCAATATCATCCTGAAAAAGGGCGTCCTGTAG
- a CDS encoding transglutaminase domain-containing protein, whose protein sequence is MKPQKIVAVIMVLTSSAVTAWVSVDIAYPAILCMLGLLGLSRRFTWNFRPEKRVITSLLMLVLAIFFALHYSYTRPHGWIAHEQAMSLAWQTVARYFFAGMILMLFLGSPRQLPASLGLFHLAAMICAGQVLLLDDRFIIFRLLELFSVILVILYAATTHSPDSIPISVGPPIASHDRPSPRWVACGLILVGAANVGWAIGSVLYRHVEILDYLPAWLGRRVVNMDMATGDASRIAFTTSGRLSSLASVLEEQDATPALTIESDEAPGYLRGRVFEVYRQSQWHDLSYQEAVFPQQGSLHFATRMNLFRLNADGPSDARSMTVRHEFQFDDAAFAPLGLSYVEASFKLLLRDDDDVIYAPRLPSGKKYRLTYAPSAQHPAPQGTQLRRSLDVPSSLDSRIDELVDRVFAGCDTTAEKIDAVVRHFRTNYTYSYDPEIPPGRDKLNHFLLDGSQGYCEYFASGAAILLRLAGVPARYVVGFLVTERDASTDAWVARNMDAHAWVEAWDEQQSRWVTVEATAQGSDAIAAAEEQAGRDGDGINISLTQFLNALYEYGLFGALSWLLMSRGGTILLLALAAASVPALWWVLSRRRRSRTVSGSGSQWRADPSIATLHRMLAGMDRRLRAAGIRRPLSETLHAFAERLGTADSGGPNGRRKWDGVSDWYVQYANLRYGRAIRAEHIETLRQHAGRVKQSL, encoded by the coding sequence ATGAAACCACAGAAGATCGTTGCCGTTATCATGGTCCTGACCAGCTCAGCGGTCACCGCCTGGGTCTCGGTGGACATCGCCTACCCGGCGATCCTCTGCATGTTGGGCCTGCTGGGCCTGTCGCGGCGGTTCACGTGGAACTTTAGGCCGGAGAAGCGCGTCATTACGTCGCTGCTCATGCTCGTCTTGGCGATCTTCTTCGCCCTGCACTACAGCTACACGCGCCCCCATGGATGGATCGCTCACGAGCAGGCCATGAGTCTCGCCTGGCAGACGGTGGCCCGCTATTTCTTTGCCGGGATGATCCTGATGCTCTTCCTCGGATCGCCGCGACAACTCCCGGCCTCGCTGGGGTTGTTTCACCTTGCCGCCATGATCTGCGCCGGCCAGGTGCTCTTGCTGGACGACAGGTTCATCATCTTTCGGCTGTTGGAGCTGTTTTCGGTCATTCTCGTGATCCTCTACGCCGCGACCACGCATAGCCCGGATTCGATTCCAATATCCGTCGGGCCACCCATCGCGTCGCACGATCGCCCCTCGCCGCGGTGGGTCGCCTGCGGTCTGATCCTCGTCGGGGCCGCCAACGTCGGATGGGCCATCGGTTCGGTTCTCTATCGTCACGTCGAGATTCTCGACTACCTTCCGGCCTGGCTGGGACGGCGGGTGGTCAACATGGACATGGCCACCGGGGACGCCTCGCGGATCGCGTTCACGACCAGCGGCCGCCTGTCGAGCCTGGCCTCCGTGCTTGAAGAACAGGACGCCACGCCCGCACTGACGATCGAAAGCGACGAGGCGCCCGGCTATCTTCGGGGGCGGGTCTTCGAGGTCTATCGCCAGTCACAGTGGCACGATCTGTCGTACCAGGAGGCGGTCTTCCCCCAACAGGGCAGCCTGCATTTTGCGACGCGAATGAACCTCTTTCGCCTGAACGCCGACGGCCCGTCGGACGCCAGGAGCATGACCGTCCGGCATGAGTTCCAGTTCGACGATGCGGCTTTCGCACCTCTGGGGCTGTCCTATGTCGAGGCGTCGTTCAAATTGCTTCTTCGAGACGATGACGATGTGATCTACGCGCCGAGGCTGCCCAGCGGCAAGAAGTACCGGCTCACCTATGCCCCGTCGGCTCAGCACCCGGCGCCGCAGGGCACACAGCTTCGCCGGTCATTGGATGTGCCGTCCTCGCTCGATTCGCGCATCGACGAGCTTGTGGACCGCGTCTTTGCCGGCTGCGACACCACCGCCGAGAAGATCGACGCCGTCGTCCGGCACTTCCGGACAAATTACACCTACTCGTACGACCCGGAGATCCCACCCGGACGTGACAAGCTGAACCACTTCCTTCTCGATGGCTCCCAGGGCTACTGCGAATATTTCGCCTCAGGTGCGGCAATCCTGCTGCGCCTGGCCGGCGTGCCGGCGCGGTACGTCGTCGGGTTTCTCGTCACGGAGCGAGACGCATCCACGGATGCGTGGGTGGCGCGAAACATGGATGCTCACGCCTGGGTCGAGGCCTGGGACGAGCAGCAGAGCCGGTGGGTGACGGTCGAGGCGACGGCACAGGGCAGCGACGCCATCGCCGCCGCCGAGGAGCAGGCCGGCCGCGACGGCGATGGGATCAACATTTCGCTCACGCAGTTCCTGAATGCATTGTACGAGTACGGCCTCTTCGGTGCCCTGAGTTGGCTGCTGATGTCTCGGGGCGGCACGATCCTGCTGCTGGCGCTGGCGGCCGCGTCGGTCCCTGCGCTGTGGTGGGTGCTATCGCGGCGCCGCCGATCCCGCACCGTATCGGGATCGGGCTCTCAGTGGCGGGCGGACCCGTCGATCGCCACACTGCATCGGATGCTGGCCGGAATGGATCGCAGGCTCAGGGCGGCCGGGATACGGCGGCCGTTGTCCGAGACCCTGCACGCCTTTGCCGAGCGGCTTGGCACCGCAGATTCCGGCGGGCCCAACGGCCGTCGAAAATGGGACGGGGTATCGGATTGGTACGTCCAATACGCCAATCTGCGATACGGCAGAGCCATTCGGGCCGAGCACATCGAAACGCTCAGACAGCACGCCGGCAGGGTGAAGCAGTCACTGTAG
- a CDS encoding TRAP transporter substrate-binding protein codes for MRWCNIFLSLVVTAIVLTALMGCGPSSEEKVTELSYSVFFPPTHIQCQTAQTWADEIGRRTNGKVKITVYPGGTLTNAPQCYEGVVSGVSDIGMSCFAYTRGRFPLLEGLDLPLGYPNGMVATKVATEMTHKYQPAEVNDVVVLYVHAHGPGILASRKPVRQLEDLADLKVRATGLSSKIVQSLGGTPIAMSQGETYEALQKGVVDATFCPIETLKGWKQAEVINHVTETSVIGYTTAMFVVMNKDAWNRLSPEVQKVFAEVSDQWVEKHGQAWDQADREGLAYVQELQREIITLDAAQQQRWQTAVQSVLDEYVSAATEKGLPGQEFLDDLRALIAKHSEAAGQ; via the coding sequence ATGAGATGGTGCAACATTTTCTTGTCGCTCGTGGTCACAGCAATTGTGTTGACGGCCCTGATGGGCTGTGGTCCTTCGTCCGAGGAGAAGGTGACGGAGTTGTCCTACAGCGTGTTCTTCCCTCCGACGCACATTCAGTGCCAGACGGCTCAGACCTGGGCCGACGAGATCGGCCGGCGAACGAACGGGAAGGTCAAGATCACCGTCTATCCCGGCGGCACGCTGACCAACGCCCCGCAATGCTATGAGGGCGTCGTCAGCGGTGTCTCCGACATCGGTATGAGCTGCTTCGCCTACACACGGGGACGCTTCCCGTTGCTCGAGGGGCTGGATCTGCCTCTGGGCTACCCCAACGGCATGGTGGCCACGAAGGTGGCGACGGAGATGACGCACAAATACCAGCCGGCTGAAGTCAACGACGTCGTCGTGCTGTACGTCCATGCGCATGGACCGGGCATTCTTGCTTCGCGCAAGCCGGTTCGCCAGTTGGAGGACCTGGCCGATCTGAAGGTGCGCGCCACCGGCCTGTCGTCCAAGATCGTCCAGAGCCTGGGCGGCACGCCCATCGCGATGAGCCAGGGCGAGACCTATGAGGCCCTCCAGAAAGGGGTCGTCGATGCCACGTTCTGTCCCATCGAGACGCTCAAGGGCTGGAAGCAGGCCGAGGTCATCAACCACGTGACCGAGACCTCGGTCATCGGGTATACAACGGCCATGTTCGTGGTAATGAACAAGGACGCCTGGAACCGCCTGAGCCCCGAGGTCCAGAAAGTCTTCGCCGAGGTCAGCGATCAGTGGGTCGAAAAACACGGCCAGGCCTGGGACCAGGCCGATCGGGAGGGGTTGGCCTACGTCCAGGAACTCCAGCGCGAGATCATTACGCTGGACGCGGCCCAGCAGCAGCGCTGGCAGACGGCCGTCCAGTCGGTGCTTGACGAATACGTTTCGGCCGCGACCGAGAAGGGCCTGCCCGGCCAGGAGTTTCTCGACGACCTGCGGGCACTGATCGCGAAACACTCCGAGGCGGCTGGGCAATAG
- a CDS encoding universal stress protein → MDPLQSDETTFSRILFCTDFSENADFAFSFAVDAASRRPGCRLYLLHVIPESEAQFWKTYIYEVDDVDAKARHDVDERIEVYRSRLPEPIELNVEIRIGKDHQEILTFARDRQIDLIVMGRQGHGALQKALFGNVTEKVVRKADCAVLVVPLSYRERRAIP, encoded by the coding sequence ATGGACCCTCTCCAGAGCGATGAGACAACGTTCTCGCGGATTCTCTTCTGTACGGATTTTTCCGAAAATGCCGACTTTGCCTTCTCCTTTGCGGTCGATGCCGCCAGCCGACGGCCGGGGTGTCGGCTCTACCTGCTGCATGTGATCCCCGAGTCCGAGGCCCAGTTCTGGAAAACGTACATCTACGAGGTGGACGACGTCGACGCCAAGGCCCGGCACGACGTGGATGAGCGGATCGAGGTGTACCGATCGAGACTGCCCGAGCCCATCGAACTGAACGTTGAGATTCGCATCGGCAAGGACCACCAGGAAATCCTCACCTTCGCCCGCGACCGGCAGATCGATCTGATCGTCATGGGTCGCCAGGGACATGGGGCGCTCCAGAAGGCCCTGTTCGGCAATGTCACGGAAAAGGTGGTTCGCAAGGCCGACTGCGCCGTCCTCGTGGTCCCGTTGAGTTATCGCGAGAGACGAGCGATACCCTGA
- a CDS encoding prepilin-type N-terminal cleavage/methylation domain-containing protein, with protein MDKRTKGFTLIELLVVIAIIAVLMAILMPTLNRAREQGRRAACLANLKQLTLAWLMYADENDGRIVNGAAGIDGTIASQGPWWVGKCWHDSYSSGTILDEELQRTAIRAGAMYPYVRDIGPYRCPTGTRGELLTYAAMDSVNGLSRTGTTTTVGGKTVGSRVGRTTTWLRRIDEIVSPGPAYRMVFIDEGWVTPDSYAVHYQQETWWDDAPVRHGDGVNASFADGHVEYWKWRGSGTIKYGKLQQKAHSSNNRAPESAEDIEDLHKLQTATWGRLGY; from the coding sequence ATGGATAAGAGAACGAAGGGTTTCACGTTGATCGAGCTTCTGGTGGTTATTGCCATTATCGCGGTACTGATGGCGATTCTGATGCCCACACTGAATCGTGCTCGCGAGCAGGGTCGCCGTGCGGCGTGCCTGGCCAATCTCAAGCAGTTGACGCTGGCGTGGCTGATGTACGCCGATGAGAATGACGGCAGAATCGTCAACGGCGCCGCCGGCATCGACGGCACGATTGCCTCACAGGGCCCCTGGTGGGTCGGCAAGTGCTGGCACGACAGCTATTCGAGCGGCACGATCCTGGACGAGGAATTACAGAGAACGGCAATCCGGGCCGGCGCCATGTATCCGTACGTCAGAGACATCGGTCCCTACCGCTGCCCGACCGGCACGCGGGGTGAATTGCTGACCTACGCAGCGATGGACTCGGTGAACGGCCTGTCGAGGACCGGGACCACGACGACGGTTGGCGGCAAGACCGTGGGGTCCCGGGTGGGCAGGACCACCACGTGGCTGCGCCGAATCGACGAAATCGTCAGTCCGGGCCCGGCCTATCGCATGGTCTTCATCGACGAAGGATGGGTCACGCCCGATAGCTACGCCGTACACTACCAGCAGGAGACATGGTGGGACGACGCCCCCGTGCGCCACGGCGACGGTGTGAACGCCTCGTTCGCCGACGGCCACGTCGAATACTGGAAGTGGAGAGGCTCCGGTACGATCAAGTACGGCAAGCTCCAGCAGAAGGCCCACTCGAGCAACAACCGTGCACCCGAGTCGGCCGAAGACATCGAGGATCTGCACAAGCTGCAAACCGCCACCTGGGGTCGGCTGGGCTATTGA
- a CDS encoding TRAP transporter large permease — MTPIQIGILGCLCLLVLLAASLPVAFAMAVVGFVGFAVVRTPQAAMSMITMDLYDTFSSYGLTVIPLFVLMGQVAFHAGISRRLFNAAYHWLGTLPGGLAMATVGACTAFGAICGSGPATAATMASVALPEMKRYKYSMELGCGAVAAGGSLGMLIPPSVVFIVYGIMTEQSVGKLFIAGIVPGLLIALLFCLAIYVNCKRRPHLGPPAPATGWATKFASLTGVIETLVLFVVVMGGMFGGFFTPTEAAAIGAAGTLVIALVKKQLTIRKVARSLQETVRTSCMVMIIVAGAVIFGKFLAVTRIPFELASSLANLPLPGWSVMGLIILFYLVAGCFVDALGLILLTIPIFYPVVLQLGYDPIWFGVMIVVVTQMGVISPPVGVCVYVVSGIARDVPLQTVFRGALPFLAALIFAAIVLIAFPRLCLFLPDLVK, encoded by the coding sequence ATGACGCCGATCCAGATTGGCATTCTCGGTTGCCTCTGTCTGCTCGTCTTGCTGGCGGCCAGCCTGCCTGTGGCGTTCGCGATGGCCGTCGTCGGGTTCGTCGGGTTCGCGGTGGTCCGTACGCCCCAGGCTGCGATGAGCATGATTACGATGGACCTGTACGATACGTTCAGCTCGTACGGCCTGACGGTGATCCCGCTGTTCGTGCTCATGGGACAGGTGGCCTTTCACGCCGGGATCAGCCGGCGGCTGTTCAACGCCGCCTATCACTGGCTCGGCACCCTGCCGGGCGGCCTGGCTATGGCCACGGTAGGCGCCTGCACGGCTTTCGGCGCGATCTGCGGGTCGGGCCCGGCTACCGCTGCGACGATGGCCTCGGTGGCCCTGCCTGAGATGAAGCGATACAAGTACAGCATGGAACTCGGCTGCGGGGCCGTCGCCGCCGGTGGCAGCCTGGGCATGCTCATCCCACCCAGTGTGGTCTTCATCGTCTACGGGATCATGACCGAGCAATCGGTGGGCAAACTGTTCATCGCGGGGATTGTCCCCGGCCTGTTGATTGCGTTGCTGTTCTGCCTGGCGATCTATGTCAACTGCAAACGGCGTCCGCATCTCGGGCCGCCGGCGCCTGCCACAGGGTGGGCAACCAAGTTCGCCTCGCTAACGGGCGTCATCGAGACCCTCGTGCTCTTCGTGGTGGTTATGGGCGGGATGTTCGGCGGGTTCTTCACTCCCACTGAGGCCGCGGCCATCGGCGCAGCCGGAACGCTGGTGATTGCCCTGGTCAAAAAACAGTTGACGATTCGGAAGGTCGCCCGCTCTCTCCAGGAGACCGTCCGCACCTCGTGCATGGTCATGATCATCGTGGCCGGGGCCGTCATTTTCGGCAAGTTCCTGGCGGTGACGCGCATCCCGTTCGAGCTGGCCTCCTCGCTGGCGAACCTGCCGTTGCCCGGCTGGAGCGTCATGGGGCTGATCATCCTGTTCTACCTTGTGGCCGGCTGCTTCGTCGATGCCCTGGGGCTGATCCTCCTGACCATCCCCATCTTCTACCCGGTGGTCCTCCAGCTCGGATACGATCCGATCTGGTTCGGCGTTATGATCGTGGTCGTCACTCAGATGGGTGTGATCAGCCCGCCCGTTGGCGTATGCGTGTACGTGGTCAGCGGGATTGCCCGCGACGTTCCCCTGCAAACGGTCTTTCGGGGAGCGCTGCCGTTCCTGGCAGCCCTGATCTTCGCGGCGATCGTCCTGATCGCCTTCCCTCGACTGTGCCTGTTTCTGCCCGATCTGGTGAAATAG
- a CDS encoding type II secretion system protein: protein MNQRRKGFTLIELLVVIAIIAVLMGVLMPALSRVRKQARKVTCLANLKQWGLAFALYCEDNNGKFFTGEVGGSTANVGSGAFWRLTMRPYSKDVKMWLCPQATKPRPTGGIPSGGWSYTAWEVNEDIGSYGLNGWILNIRDARGSKTSAWGRNDLDAAGRPRHWGRPPSRNASEVPVFAGSWWVDFWPLETDQPPQTDAGPGDTPGTNEMNRVCVDRHDGFVNSLFADFSVRSVGLKELWTLKWHQTYNVNGPWTLAGGVDPSSWPQWMAKYRDY, encoded by the coding sequence ATGAACCAACGACGGAAGGGTTTTACGCTAATCGAACTTCTGGTCGTCATCGCAATTATCGCGGTGCTGATGGGTGTCCTGATGCCCGCGCTGAGCCGCGTAAGGAAACAGGCCAGAAAGGTCACCTGTCTGGCCAACCTCAAACAGTGGGGCCTGGCGTTCGCCCTCTATTGCGAGGATAACAACGGGAAGTTTTTCACGGGAGAGGTCGGCGGCAGCACCGCCAATGTGGGCTCCGGCGCGTTCTGGCGCCTGACGATGCGACCCTATTCGAAGGATGTCAAGATGTGGCTCTGCCCCCAGGCGACGAAGCCTCGCCCAACGGGCGGCATCCCCTCGGGCGGCTGGTCGTACACCGCCTGGGAGGTGAATGAAGATATTGGCAGCTACGGCCTCAACGGCTGGATCCTGAACATTCGTGACGCGAGAGGCTCCAAGACATCCGCCTGGGGTCGCAACGATCTCGATGCGGCCGGTCGGCCAAGGCACTGGGGCAGGCCGCCCAGCAGGAATGCCAGTGAAGTGCCCGTGTTTGCAGGAAGCTGGTGGGTGGACTTTTGGCCGCTGGAGACCGATCAGCCCCCGCAGACGGACGCCGGACCCGGTGATACGCCGGGCACCAACGAGATGAACCGCGTCTGTGTCGATCGGCACGATGGCTTCGTCAACTCCCTCTTCGCCGACTTCAGCGTCCGTTCGGTCGGGCTCAAGGAGCTTTGGACGTTGAAGTGGCACCAGACGTACAACGTCAACGGCCCGTGGACTCTGGCGGGCGGGGTCGATCCGAGTTCGTGGCCTCAGTGGATGGCCAAGTACAGAGACTACTAA
- a CDS encoding AAA family ATPase translates to MATERMENPQVTPLKRNLQGVILGKNDSIDVMIVALLAGGSVLIEDVPGVGKTTLAKALAQSIDAKYRRIQFTPDLLPADILGSSIYNPVSGDFRFDPGPIFCNILLADEINRASPRTQSALLEAMNENQTTIEGQRHPLAKPFMVIATENPIEFHGTYPLPEAQLDRFLVRLAIGYPSAEVEVDILKSYANHEPLDGIGPVLDLDQVRRIQEEVAEVHVDDGILEYIVEIVHATRHDNRLELGVSTRGTLMLSRAARARAYALNRDFVIPDDVSWVIPHVLPHRVLLTAKTQHSGVTAQQVITEIVGRIRVPV, encoded by the coding sequence TTGGCGACCGAACGTATGGAAAACCCGCAGGTGACGCCTCTGAAGCGGAACCTCCAGGGCGTGATTCTGGGCAAGAACGACAGCATCGACGTGATGATCGTCGCCCTGCTGGCGGGCGGCTCCGTCCTGATCGAAGACGTGCCCGGCGTAGGCAAGACCACCCTGGCCAAGGCGCTGGCCCAGAGCATCGACGCGAAGTATCGGCGGATTCAGTTCACGCCCGACCTGCTGCCGGCCGACATCCTCGGCTCATCCATCTACAACCCCGTCAGCGGCGATTTCCGCTTCGATCCGGGCCCGATCTTCTGCAACATCCTGCTGGCCGACGAGATCAACCGGGCCTCGCCGCGAACGCAGTCGGCTCTGCTGGAGGCGATGAACGAGAACCAGACGACCATCGAGGGCCAGCGCCACCCGCTGGCCAAGCCCTTCATGGTGATCGCCACGGAGAACCCGATCGAGTTTCACGGCACCTATCCCCTCCCGGAAGCGCAGCTCGACCGCTTCCTGGTCCGCCTGGCGATCGGCTACCCGTCGGCGGAGGTCGAGGTCGATATTCTCAAGTCCTACGCGAACCACGAGCCGCTCGACGGCATCGGGCCGGTCCTGGATCTGGATCAGGTCCGTCGGATCCAGGAGGAGGTGGCCGAAGTGCACGTCGATGACGGGATCCTCGAGTACATCGTCGAGATCGTGCACGCGACACGGCACGACAACCGGCTCGAACTGGGCGTCAGCACACGCGGAACCCTGATGCTCTCGCGTGCCGCTCGCGCCAGAGCCTACGCCCTGAACCGGGATTTCGTGATCCCCGACGACGTCTCATGGGTCATCCCGCACGTGCTGCCTCATCGCGTCCTGCTGACGGCCAAGACACAGCACAGCGGCGTAACGGCCCAGCAGGTCATCACAGAGATCGTCGGCCGGATCCGGGTCCCGGTCTGA
- a CDS encoding TRAP transporter small permease translates to MTESTGFQTPLKAVSAAYDRGLRLVVYGLLAISGAGVLAIMLVTCADVILRLRWINRPFIGAYDIVKILGALSLASSLPYTTAVKGHVAIEYFFHKLNRRGRIVVDSVMRVLTMVLFAFLAWRSVLYGLDFRRTGQVSQTLQLPVFWVPYVIGFCCAIVVLVVGHSLIHPDREMIKP, encoded by the coding sequence ATGACCGAATCGACGGGATTCCAGACCCCGCTGAAGGCGGTCTCGGCAGCCTACGACAGAGGGCTTCGCCTCGTGGTGTACGGGCTGCTCGCAATCTCCGGGGCCGGCGTGCTGGCGATCATGCTGGTGACGTGCGCCGACGTGATCCTGCGTCTGAGGTGGATCAACCGCCCGTTCATCGGGGCCTACGACATTGTCAAGATCCTCGGAGCGCTGAGCCTGGCGTCGTCGCTGCCGTATACCACGGCCGTCAAAGGCCACGTGGCGATCGAGTACTTCTTTCACAAGCTCAACCGCCGTGGGCGGATCGTGGTCGACAGTGTGATGCGGGTCCTGACAATGGTCCTGTTCGCCTTTCTCGCCTGGCGCAGCGTCCTTTACGGGCTTGATTTTCGCCGGACCGGGCAGGTCAGTCAGACGCTCCAGTTGCCGGTCTTCTGGGTCCCGTACGTCATCGGTTTCTGTTGTGCGATCGTCGTACTGGTGGTCGGGCACAGCCTCATCCATCCGGACCGGGAGATGATCAAGCCATGA